One window of Bacteroides sp. genomic DNA carries:
- the rsmI gene encoding 16S rRNA (cytidine(1402)-2'-O)-methyltransferase translates to MSKLFVIPTPIGNLEDITLRALRILGEVDLLLAEDTRTTGNLLQHFQLKVPMMAHHQFNEHKTLTSLIGKLKSGMKLGLVTDAGTPAISDPGFLLVRECIREGIEVECLPGATAFVPALVNSGLPNDRFCFEGFLPQKKGRATRLASLASEARTMVFYESPHRLVKTLKALSEVFGAERQASVSRELSKMHEENVRGTLQELAAYFEKGTVKGEICIVVAGAGQKGNAGNESGD, encoded by the coding sequence ATGTCAAAGTTGTTTGTCATACCCACGCCCATTGGCAACCTGGAAGATATCACCCTGCGTGCCCTCCGGATCCTGGGTGAAGTTGACCTGCTTTTGGCCGAGGATACCCGCACGACCGGCAATCTTTTGCAGCACTTTCAGCTGAAGGTGCCCATGATGGCGCACCACCAGTTTAATGAGCATAAAACGCTGACATCCCTTATCGGGAAACTTAAATCAGGCATGAAACTTGGGCTGGTGACCGATGCAGGGACGCCCGCCATCTCGGATCCCGGATTTCTGTTGGTCAGGGAATGCATCCGTGAAGGGATTGAGGTGGAGTGCCTGCCTGGAGCAACGGCCTTTGTGCCAGCACTGGTTAATTCCGGGCTCCCCAACGATCGCTTTTGCTTTGAAGGCTTCCTCCCCCAGAAAAAAGGACGCGCAACCCGCTTGGCTTCTCTTGCCAGCGAAGCCCGAACGATGGTGTTTTATGAATCGCCCCACCGCCTGGTTAAAACCCTGAAGGCTTTATCCGAAGTCTTTGGCGCTGAACGGCAGGCCAGTGTCTCGCGCGAGTTGAGCAAGATGCACGAGGAGAATGTTCGCGGAACCCTACAGGAACTGGCCGCCTATTTTGAAAAGGGTACGGTAAAAGGGGAGATTTGCATCGTGGTAGCCGGTGCCGGTCAAAAAGGAAACGCGGGAAATGAATCTGGTGATTAG
- a CDS encoding thymidine kinase: protein MFLENEIDRTRRRGWIEVICGSMFSGKTEELIRRLKRAKFARLKVEIFKPAIDTRYDEEKVVSHDSREILSTPVPSSANIILLANDVDVVGIDEAQFFDAELPNVCNQLANSGIRVIVAGLDMDFKGNPFGPMPALLAMAEYITKVHAICVECGALAQYSHRTIVSDKLVVLGETEAYEPLCRACFIKKSNK, encoded by the coding sequence ATGTTTCTTGAAAATGAAATAGATCGTACACGACGCCGGGGCTGGATTGAAGTAATCTGCGGGAGCATGTTCTCGGGCAAAACCGAGGAACTGATCCGGCGCCTGAAGCGGGCCAAATTTGCCCGCCTGAAGGTGGAGATCTTCAAACCCGCCATCGACACCCGGTATGATGAGGAAAAGGTCGTTTCACACGATTCGCGTGAGATCCTTTCAACGCCTGTCCCCTCTTCGGCCAATATTATTTTGCTTGCCAATGATGTGGACGTAGTGGGCATTGATGAGGCACAGTTTTTCGATGCTGAGCTCCCCAACGTTTGCAACCAACTGGCCAACTCAGGCATCAGGGTAATTGTGGCTGGCCTCGACATGGACTTTAAGGGCAACCCCTTTGGCCCTATGCCTGCTTTGCTTGCCATGGCCGAATACATCACCAAGGTACATGCCATTTGCGTGGAATGCGGTGCCCTGGCCCAGTATTCACACCGAACCATTGTCAGCGATAAGCTCGTCGTGCTGGGAGAAACAGAAGCTTACGAACCGCTTTGCAGGGCTTGTTTTATTAAGAAAAGTAATAAGTAA
- a CDS encoding glucose-6-phosphate isomerase, producing the protein MSEIKISLGNARDYISDNEIALFESEVALHRSNIYKKTGRGHDFLGWVELPSNIDAELLDKIEKDARKMQQQSEVVVVCGIGGSYLGARAVIDALSNPFRGLQDKEARKSPLMLYAGHQLDEDYMAQLLELLDEKDYSVIVISKSGTTTEPAVAFRLLKAHLEQKYGEAQAGERIFAVTDADRGALKKLATEKSYATYVIPDDVGGRFSVLTPVGLLPIAVAGIDIRQLVDGAREMQKLLKEKDKITENPAALYAVARNILYRKGKTTEILAGYTPSLNYLVEWWKQLYGESEGKEQKGIFPAGVNFTTDLHSMGQYIQDGLRNLFETVLTIESPARTLEIPADPQDLDGLNFLAGKRLGEVNRMASLGTMMAHVDGDVPNLEITLARLDALNLGSLIYFFEMACAISGYILEVNPFDQPGVEAYKKNMFALLEKPGYEKETEAIKKRLKEELS; encoded by the coding sequence ATGAGCGAGATCAAAATTAGCCTGGGCAATGCCCGGGATTACATCAGTGACAATGAAATAGCTCTTTTCGAGTCTGAAGTGGCCCTTCACCGGTCAAATATCTATAAGAAAACCGGCCGGGGTCATGATTTCCTGGGGTGGGTTGAGCTTCCCTCAAACATCGATGCGGAGCTCCTGGACAAGATTGAAAAGGATGCCCGTAAAATGCAACAGCAATCAGAAGTGGTGGTGGTGTGTGGCATCGGCGGCTCTTATCTTGGGGCCCGGGCGGTGATCGACGCCCTGAGTAATCCTTTCAGGGGTTTGCAGGACAAGGAGGCGCGCAAGTCGCCCCTGATGCTTTATGCCGGGCATCAGCTGGATGAGGATTATATGGCGCAACTGCTCGAATTGCTTGACGAGAAAGACTATTCAGTGATTGTAATAAGCAAGTCGGGCACCACAACGGAGCCTGCCGTGGCTTTTCGCCTGCTGAAGGCCCATCTGGAGCAAAAATATGGCGAGGCGCAGGCTGGGGAAAGGATCTTTGCCGTTACGGATGCGGATAGGGGCGCCCTGAAAAAACTGGCCACCGAAAAGAGCTATGCCACCTATGTGATCCCTGACGACGTGGGAGGCCGTTTCTCGGTGCTAACCCCCGTGGGCTTGCTGCCCATTGCAGTGGCAGGCATTGATATCAGGCAACTGGTGGATGGGGCCCGTGAGATGCAGAAATTGTTGAAAGAGAAGGACAAGATCACCGAAAACCCTGCAGCACTTTATGCAGTAGCCCGGAATATCCTTTACCGCAAGGGAAAAACCACCGAGATCCTGGCTGGCTATACCCCTTCGCTCAACTACCTGGTGGAATGGTGGAAACAGCTTTACGGCGAGAGTGAAGGCAAGGAGCAGAAAGGCATTTTCCCGGCTGGGGTGAACTTCACCACCGACCTGCATTCTATGGGGCAGTACATCCAGGATGGCTTACGCAACCTTTTTGAAACGGTACTAACCATTGAAAGTCCCGCAAGAACACTGGAGATTCCGGCAGACCCCCAGGATTTGGATGGCTTGAATTTCCTGGCCGGCAAACGCCTGGGTGAGGTTAATCGCATGGCCAGCCTGGGTACGATGATGGCCCACGTCGACGGGGACGTCCCAAACCTTGAGATCACCCTTGCGCGACTGGACGCCCTGAACCTGGGCAGCCTGATCTACTTCTTTGAGATGGCCTGTGCCATCAGTGGCTATATCCTGGAGGTGAACCCCTTTGATCAGCCAGGGGTAGAGGCTTATAAGAAGAACATGTTTGCCCTGCTGGAAAAGCCGGGATATGAAAAGGAAACGGAAGCCATAAAGAAAAGGTTAAAAGAAGAGTTGTCGTAG
- the infB gene encoding translation initiation factor IF-2 produces MTEGTALKRLSKVAREFNIGTTTIVEFLGKKGISIENNPNTKLSEDAYQLLFKEFQQEKKLKEATLGKGLEHVERKTISLEQPKGTREEEKEGKGKEEAEDKDLFIKDSKPAATPPSVKEEVKLSGPKVVGKIEEKEEKEVPAEKPEPAKEERAAPGEAAPEETKAPEAEAAEEVPAKEDKKEKGGLKVIGKLDLEETKAQKKPKEQKTETPEEKAPEAPKAPEEEKAKEAEATEKEEQKPEAAKPEEEKKEFFKIERAKLSGPTILGTMELPKEKEAGKKLVASSSDANKSKRRKRKRISKKEKGGEVDVSATHSDKGVRTDAGKARKSPRRDHIKPEVSEEEIQRQVRETLAALSGGGGKSKASKHRRIKRDILEKKREKELERETSEESVLRVTEFIPASELANLMKVNVNEVIATCMNLGLFVSINQRLDAETITIVASEFGFDVEFVGLDEQKDIEEEEDREEDLVPRAPIVTVMGHVNHGKTSLLDRIRHTNVIGGEAGGITQHIGAYSVLLDSGKTITFLDTPGHEAFTAMRARGARVTDVAIIVVAADDNVMPQTVEAINHAQAANVPIVIAINKIDKPSANPERVKEELAKLNVLVEDWGGKYQSQEISAKAGTNVEQLLEKVLLEAELLELKANPSRRASGTVIESSLDKGRGYVTTLLIQNGSMKVGDIVVAGVHHGKVKAMFNERGQRIKEAGPASPVLILGLDGAPQAGDTFNVMESESEARSVTNKRQQIFREQGLRTQKHITLDEIGRRIAIGDFKELNIIVKGDVDGSVEALADSLLKLTTEEVQVNIIHKAVGGITEGDVLLASASNAVIIGFQVRPSAAARKLAEQEEIDIRLYSVIYNAINEIKSAIEGMLSPEIEEKITANLEVRDVFKITKVGTVAGCMVLDGKIQRHSSIRLIRDGIVVYTGTLGSLKRFKDDVKEVSSGYECGLNIERFNDLKVGDIIEAFETIEVARKLD; encoded by the coding sequence ATGACTGAAGGTACTGCATTAAAACGTTTAAGTAAAGTTGCCAGGGAATTTAACATAGGTACTACGACCATTGTTGAATTTCTGGGCAAGAAAGGTATTTCCATCGAGAACAACCCCAACACCAAGCTCTCGGAGGATGCCTATCAATTGTTATTTAAGGAGTTTCAGCAAGAGAAGAAGCTAAAGGAAGCTACCCTTGGCAAGGGATTGGAGCACGTTGAGCGCAAGACCATCTCGCTGGAACAGCCCAAAGGTACCCGTGAAGAAGAGAAAGAAGGTAAAGGTAAGGAAGAAGCCGAAGACAAGGATCTTTTCATCAAGGACAGCAAGCCAGCGGCAACGCCTCCTTCTGTAAAGGAAGAGGTGAAGCTCAGCGGCCCCAAGGTGGTCGGTAAGATCGAGGAGAAGGAAGAGAAGGAAGTTCCCGCAGAAAAGCCGGAACCGGCAAAAGAGGAACGCGCTGCGCCCGGGGAAGCAGCCCCTGAGGAAACAAAAGCGCCCGAGGCCGAAGCAGCCGAAGAAGTTCCTGCAAAAGAAGATAAAAAAGAAAAAGGCGGCCTGAAGGTGATCGGCAAGCTGGATCTTGAAGAAACCAAAGCTCAGAAGAAGCCAAAAGAGCAAAAAACAGAAACCCCTGAAGAAAAGGCGCCCGAAGCGCCTAAGGCCCCTGAGGAAGAAAAGGCCAAAGAGGCTGAAGCGACTGAAAAGGAAGAACAGAAGCCAGAAGCCGCGAAACCCGAAGAAGAGAAGAAAGAGTTTTTTAAGATAGAGCGCGCCAAGCTGAGTGGCCCCACAATCTTAGGGACCATGGAGTTGCCCAAGGAGAAGGAAGCGGGCAAAAAATTGGTGGCCTCATCTTCGGATGCCAACAAGTCGAAGCGCCGCAAACGTAAGCGCATCAGCAAAAAGGAAAAAGGCGGAGAGGTGGATGTCAGTGCAACCCACAGCGACAAGGGTGTACGCACGGATGCCGGGAAGGCGCGCAAATCTCCACGCCGCGACCATATAAAACCCGAGGTGTCGGAAGAGGAAATCCAGCGTCAGGTGCGCGAAACCCTTGCAGCATTAAGCGGGGGCGGTGGCAAATCAAAAGCCTCCAAGCACCGCCGCATCAAGCGCGATATCCTGGAAAAGAAACGCGAGAAGGAACTGGAACGGGAAACTTCAGAAGAATCCGTACTGAGGGTTACAGAATTCATCCCCGCCAGCGAGTTGGCCAACCTCATGAAGGTCAATGTCAACGAAGTCATTGCCACTTGCATGAACCTCGGCCTATTTGTTTCGATCAACCAGCGACTCGATGCCGAGACCATTACCATTGTAGCCAGTGAATTTGGTTTTGATGTTGAATTTGTTGGCCTCGATGAGCAAAAAGATATAGAAGAAGAGGAAGACAGGGAAGAGGACCTGGTGCCACGCGCACCCATTGTTACGGTGATGGGTCACGTTAACCATGGGAAGACCTCATTGCTTGACCGCATCAGGCATACCAACGTTATTGGCGGAGAGGCCGGCGGGATCACACAGCACATCGGGGCTTACTCTGTATTACTGGATTCAGGTAAGACCATCACCTTCCTCGACACCCCGGGTCACGAAGCCTTTACGGCCATGCGTGCACGTGGTGCCAGGGTCACCGACGTAGCCATCATTGTGGTGGCTGCTGACGATAACGTGATGCCTCAGACCGTGGAAGCCATTAACCATGCCCAGGCAGCCAATGTCCCTATTGTCATCGCCATCAACAAGATTGACAAGCCTTCTGCTAACCCTGAAAGGGTGAAGGAAGAGCTGGCAAAGCTTAATGTCCTTGTGGAAGATTGGGGTGGAAAATACCAGAGCCAGGAGATCTCGGCGAAAGCCGGCACCAATGTGGAGCAACTCCTGGAAAAAGTACTGTTGGAGGCTGAGTTGCTTGAACTGAAAGCAAATCCTTCTCGCCGTGCATCAGGAACCGTGATCGAATCTTCGCTTGACAAGGGGCGGGGGTATGTAACGACCTTATTGATACAGAATGGCTCGATGAAAGTCGGCGATATTGTGGTGGCAGGTGTGCATCACGGCAAAGTGAAGGCCATGTTCAACGAGCGCGGACAGCGTATCAAGGAAGCAGGCCCTGCCTCTCCTGTGCTGATCCTGGGTCTCGATGGTGCGCCCCAGGCTGGTGACACGTTTAACGTGATGGAATCGGAAAGCGAAGCCCGCTCGGTTACCAATAAGCGTCAGCAGATCTTCCGCGAACAAGGATTACGTACCCAGAAGCATATCACCCTGGATGAGATCGGACGGCGTATTGCCATTGGCGACTTTAAGGAATTGAATATCATCGTGAAAGGTGACGTGGATGGTTCGGTGGAAGCCCTTGCAGACTCGCTGCTTAAGCTCACCACAGAAGAAGTCCAGGTCAATATCATTCACAAGGCCGTTGGGGGTATCACCGAAGGCGACGTGTTGCTGGCCTCAGCATCCAATGCCGTGATTATCGGCTTCCAGGTTCGCCCCTCTGCGGCAGCCCGAAAACTTGCTGAACAGGAAGAGATTGATATCAGGCTCTACAGTGTTATTTATAACGCCATCAATGAGATCAAGTCGGCCATTGAGGGGATGCTTTCGCCCGAAATTGAAGAAAAGATCACCGCCAACCTGGAGGTCAGAGATGTCTTCAAGATCACCAAGGTGGGTACCGTTGCCGGATGTATGGTGCTCGACGGAAAGATTCAGCGCCACTCCAGCATCCGCTTGATTCGCGACGGGATCGTGGTTTATACCGGCACCCTGGGCTCACTCAAGCGCTTCAAGGACGATGTGAAGGAGGTTTCTTCAGGATATGAATGCGGATTGAATATCGAGCGGTTTAATGACCTGAAAGTCGGGGATATCATCGAAGCCTTCGAAACCATTGAAGTAGCAAGGAAGCTGGACTAA